A genomic window from Terrisporobacter glycolicus ATCC 14880 = DSM 1288 includes:
- a CDS encoding polysaccharide deacetylase family protein: MTSKVKSILLFMITLFIIIPNYYEVSSLVQNNDIFFKNGSREEKIIALTFDDGPHPKETHEVLDVLNKYNVKGTFFVVGKHANWYSEPLIRAAKEGHEIGNHTFTHPDISNLSSEDIKKEIKECEDTLVKLTGKKPTLFRPPYGSYSKDKLGEIAKECGYKIILWTTIDAKDWKNPPSSQISNIIINKAQNGDIILLHDYATENTVKALDRIIPEMMKKGYKFVTVSELINK, translated from the coding sequence ATGACATCTAAAGTTAAAAGCATTTTATTATTTATGATAACCTTGTTTATTATAATTCCTAATTATTATGAGGTATCTTCATTAGTACAAAATAACGATATATTTTTTAAAAATGGTTCACGAGAAGAAAAAATAATAGCATTAACCTTTGACGATGGGCCGCATCCAAAAGAAACTCATGAAGTTTTAGATGTGCTAAATAAGTATAATGTTAAAGGAACTTTCTTTGTGGTAGGAAAGCATGCTAATTGGTATAGCGAACCATTAATAAGAGCAGCTAAAGAAGGACATGAAATAGGTAATCATACCTTTACTCATCCTGACATTAGTAACTTAAGTAGTGAAGATATAAAGAAAGAAATAAAAGAATGTGAGGATACGTTAGTTAAACTAACAGGAAAAAAACCGACTTTATTTAGGCCTCCATATGGAAGTTATAGTAAGGATAAGTTGGGGGAAATAGCAAAAGAATGTGGGTATAAAATAATACTTTGGACTACTATCGATGCTAAAGATTGGAAAAATCCACCTTCATCACAAATTTCTAATATTATAATAAATAAAGCTCAAAATGGAGACATAATTTTGCTTCATGATTATGCAACAGAAAACACTGTAAAAGCGTTAGATAGAATAATTCCTGAGATGATGAAAAAAGGATACAAATTTGTTACTGTATCAGAGCTAATTAATAAATAA
- a CDS encoding CAP-associated domain-containing protein: protein MEVRNAIQEKFLKKDSEIRIEKDDNKETNTKKVYNFKKIKIGDSKDSVIKRINKPNRIDKSEYNFNWYVYNAYKENFVMVGIKNNKVVALFTNNIDSCENEGIYINKDIKYIKENYQALKYKNKGNIKYEISSNDEYSVIYKNKKYITAFYDKFNKNKICAYQIIEKSCEDEMKNIYAPQDKDIEKSFMYQIIDLVNSTRYKYNLNGLSYDEKTTICAIKHSEDMKNNDFFDHVNLKNETPFDRMEKEGINYLSAGENIAVGQTSAIFVHNGWMNSDGHRKNILGNYKYIGVGVVFGGKYKTYYTENFFG from the coding sequence ATGGAAGTTAGAAATGCAATACAAGAAAAATTTTTGAAAAAAGACTCAGAAATAAGAATTGAAAAAGATGATAATAAAGAAACTAATACAAAAAAAGTATATAACTTTAAAAAAATTAAAATAGGTGATTCAAAAGACTCTGTTATAAAAAGAATAAATAAACCGAATAGAATAGACAAAAGTGAGTATAACTTTAATTGGTATGTGTACAATGCTTATAAAGAAAATTTTGTTATGGTAGGAATAAAGAATAATAAAGTAGTAGCTTTATTTACAAATAATATTGATTCTTGTGAAAACGAAGGGATTTATATTAATAAAGATATAAAATATATAAAAGAAAATTACCAAGCGTTAAAGTATAAAAACAAAGGAAATATAAAATATGAGATATCTTCTAATGATGAGTATAGCGTCATATATAAAAATAAAAAATATATTACAGCGTTCTATGACAAGTTTAATAAAAATAAAATTTGTGCTTATCAAATAATTGAAAAATCTTGTGAAGATGAAATGAAAAATATATATGCTCCACAAGATAAGGATATTGAAAAAAGTTTTATGTATCAAATAATAGACTTAGTAAATAGTACACGATATAAATATAATTTAAATGGATTATCTTATGATGAAAAAACAACTATATGTGCTATAAAACATAGTGAAGATATGAAAAATAATGATTTTTTTGATCATGTAAATTTAAAAAATGAAACTCCATTTGATAGAATGGAAAAAGAAGGAATTAATTATTTAAGCGCAGGAGAAAATATTGCAGTTGGCCAAACAAGTGCAATATTTGTTCATAATGGATGGATGAATTCAGATGGTCATAGAAAAAATATTTTGGGGAATTATAAATATATCGGTGTAGGAGTTGTATTTGGAGGTAAATATAAAACTTACTACACAGAAAACTTTTTTGGTTAA
- a CDS encoding MORN repeat-containing protein, whose product MSISKDFVNIYKDYLREINIYKKTIRSVESMKRKAEKKQAIATEEEMSLVEKEELNEEDEFSCSKDKIYYFSNGDKYIGKIQKNELHGRGYYVMNNDGKVIMEYLGEFENNLREGIGECKFENGNLYLGKFKGDLMNGIGQMSYSNGDEYIGEWKDGKKHGTGIFTWSDSVKYNGEFKEGKMDGEGQCFDCDGNIIYEGQWKNNLIHGFGTYIWSEGKRYEGEFMHGKKHGQGTFYLNGELIYDGTWKFDKPSVFGRSLDELFCVKL is encoded by the coding sequence ATGAGTATATCAAAAGATTTTGTTAATATATATAAGGATTACTTAAGAGAGATTAATATCTACAAAAAAACGATTAGATCAGTTGAAAGTATGAAAAGAAAAGCAGAAAAAAAACAAGCTATAGCAACTGAGGAAGAAATGTCTTTAGTGGAAAAAGAGGAATTAAATGAAGAAGACGAATTTTCATGTAGCAAGGATAAGATTTACTATTTTTCAAATGGAGATAAATACATAGGAAAAATACAGAAAAATGAATTACATGGTAGGGGCTATTATGTAATGAATAATGATGGTAAAGTTATCATGGAATATTTAGGTGAATTTGAAAATAACTTAAGAGAAGGTATTGGTGAATGCAAATTTGAAAATGGCAACCTTTATTTAGGAAAATTCAAGGGCGACTTAATGAATGGAATAGGCCAAATGAGTTATTCAAATGGAGATGAATACATAGGTGAATGGAAAGATGGTAAAAAACATGGAACAGGAATATTTACGTGGAGTGATAGCGTAAAATATAATGGAGAGTTTAAAGAAGGAAAAATGGATGGAGAAGGCCAATGTTTTGATTGTGATGGAAACATTATTTATGAGGGACAGTGGAAAAATAATCTAATACATGGATTTGGAACTTATATTTGGAGTGAAGGTAAAAGATATGAGGGGGAATTCATGCATGGTAAAAAACATGGACAAGGTACTTTTTATTTAAATGGAGAATTAATTTATGATGGAACATGGAAATTCGATAAACCATCTGTTTTTGGAAGGAGTTTAGACGAATTATTTTGTGTTAAATTATAG
- a CDS encoding YitT family protein: MSKVNTMEHDNIYVRYSIIIVGITIMSIGVNGFLRQAHLLSGGVAGVSTAINYLSNINVGLITFLINVPIFILGFIFLEKDFLITSLINMILFSVIIGITQNIGNIIPIDDILLQSVYGGILCGIGNGLVFRTKSSLGGTDILGAILKNKLNIAMKTTSFGTNLAIVSVSSLLFGANLALYTLISMFINAQVMNYIKDALNDEKAVMVFSNNSEPIAAEIMDNLVRGVTFLNAEGGYTHEKKKIIYCVVLSREIPKIKEIALKYDDRAFISVNDINEVKGKGFKEKFL; the protein is encoded by the coding sequence ATGAGTAAGGTTAATACAATGGAGCATGACAATATTTATGTAAGGTACTCAATAATAATAGTGGGTATTACGATTATGTCCATTGGAGTAAATGGTTTCTTAAGACAGGCACATTTGTTAAGTGGAGGAGTAGCTGGTGTATCAACAGCAATTAATTACTTATCTAATATAAATGTTGGATTGATTACGTTTCTTATTAATGTACCTATTTTTATTCTAGGGTTTATATTTTTAGAAAAAGATTTTTTAATTACGAGTCTAATAAATATGATACTTTTTTCTGTAATTATTGGTATAACACAAAATATAGGAAATATTATTCCAATTGATGATATACTACTACAAAGTGTGTATGGTGGAATATTATGTGGGATAGGTAATGGATTAGTATTTAGAACAAAATCGTCTCTTGGAGGTACAGATATACTAGGCGCGATACTAAAGAATAAATTAAATATTGCGATGAAAACTACTAGTTTCGGAACAAATTTAGCCATTGTATCTGTAAGTTCTTTATTATTTGGAGCAAATTTAGCTTTATATACTTTGATTTCAATGTTTATAAATGCTCAAGTTATGAATTATATAAAAGATGCTCTAAATGATGAAAAAGCAGTCATGGTATTTTCTAATAATTCAGAACCTATAGCAGCTGAAATTATGGATAATTTAGTTAGAGGAGTTACATTTTTAAATGCAGAAGGTGGATATACTCATGAAAAGAAAAAAATTATTTATTGTGTAGTTTTATCTAGGGAAATTCCAAAAATAAAAGAAATAGCATTAAAATACGATGATAGGGCTTTTATTTCAGTTAATGATATAAATGAAGTTAAGGGTAAAGGATTTAAAGAAAAATTTTTATAA
- a CDS encoding WG repeat-containing protein has translation MSRELILPILRDGKYGFIDSEYNMAIKPKYNYVSSRFKEGYCIVTYIKKIRNNTKWVFGYIDNKGVVNFFLQLESANQFCEGLSKVRIDGKYGFFNVNLEQEIKPLYRAALNFNEGLCGVRLNKKWGFINNQGEMVIDPVFSYVNNFYDERALVEIKNRYGYIDKSGNIIIDGDFIMGSDFSQNLASVRKENKWGYIDENGKLVINYLYDKAKGFKEDLAPVCINNKWGYIDKSGKLVIDTKFDYACSFNEGLARVNVKKGHFSQGHWGFINKEGEMVIKPVYKSISDFLEGYAQINESKNNYIDKSGKIIIHGFTK, from the coding sequence ATGAGTAGGGAGTTGATTTTGCCAATACTAAGAGATGGTAAGTATGGATTTATTGATAGCGAGTATAATATGGCTATTAAGCCAAAATACAATTATGTTTCTAGTAGGTTTAAAGAAGGCTACTGCATTGTTACTTATATAAAAAAAATAAGGAATAATACAAAGTGGGTTTTTGGATATATAGATAACAAAGGAGTTGTAAATTTCTTTTTGCAACTTGAAAGTGCAAATCAGTTTTGTGAAGGATTATCAAAAGTTAGAATAGATGGTAAGTATGGATTTTTTAATGTGAATTTAGAACAAGAGATAAAACCTTTATATAGAGCAGCTTTAAATTTTAATGAAGGGCTTTGTGGAGTTAGATTAAATAAAAAGTGGGGATTTATAAATAATCAAGGAGAGATGGTTATAGATCCTGTTTTTTCTTATGTAAATAACTTTTATGATGAAAGGGCTTTAGTAGAAATTAAAAATAGATACGGATATATAGATAAAAGTGGAAATATAATAATAGATGGGGATTTTATTATGGGCTCTGACTTTTCTCAAAATTTAGCTAGTGTTAGAAAAGAAAATAAATGGGGTTATATAGATGAGAATGGGAAGTTAGTAATTAATTATTTATATGATAAAGCAAAAGGGTTTAAAGAAGATTTGGCACCTGTATGCATTAATAATAAATGGGGGTATATAGATAAAAGTGGAAAATTAGTTATTGACACAAAATTTGATTATGCATGTAGTTTTAACGAAGGATTGGCAAGGGTCAATGTAAAAAAAGGACATTTCTCACAGGGGCATTGGGGTTTTATCAATAAGGAAGGAGAAATGGTAATTAAACCTGTTTACAAATCAATATCTGATTTTCTAGAAGGATATGCTCAAATTAATGAAAGTAAAAATAATTACATTGATAAAAGTGGAAAAATAATTATACATGGATTTACGAAATAA
- a CDS encoding tetratricopeptide repeat protein, which produces MPRKILNIDLIEEKNSDFTFFEIDEDENNETLKALKQSYVTSNYKDETILNLQQELKAHTNVLPKEIKLESYNKYNNALELAQKSYITTAIRLVDEALQLNPKDEDILNLRGLLKLLKCDFAKAFESFYTAQCYGNNELSRKYVDKLSSRKFKVFLERYNHSIRFINEEMNEESMEIFDSLILEDPELIEPYIILILLYEKMGKIKEKEELLDRLRFVDADNHLFDKDHDPINEEEFSVSVAKKENKQIEKLKEHKNILSKKKNMAYIIVGLLIVVIGATAIYSKNRLDKMHDELSKKQEAISEKENELSAKDKELEKKESEISKKEEDLDKTNSELDDAKQKAEDAKLIKQGEEALFMKGISYEKSGDYKNALRYFKLAIENSKSGTLKAASIYQSGLCYEKLNKDNEAISYYQRYVNTFPKSYEYFDDSYYRMGILYYENDQLQKAKDSFYSLRHEDPDSSYLVTEKVKDILKK; this is translated from the coding sequence ATGCCTAGAAAAATTCTAAATATAGATTTAATTGAAGAAAAAAATAGTGACTTTACTTTCTTTGAGATAGATGAAGATGAAAATAATGAAACTTTAAAGGCATTAAAACAGTCTTATGTTACTTCAAACTATAAAGATGAAACAATACTTAATTTACAGCAGGAGTTAAAAGCACATACAAATGTATTACCAAAGGAAATAAAACTAGAGTCTTATAATAAGTATAATAATGCACTAGAATTAGCACAAAAAAGCTATATAACAACAGCTATTAGATTAGTTGATGAGGCGTTACAACTTAACCCTAAAGATGAAGATATTTTAAATTTAAGAGGCCTTTTAAAATTATTGAAATGTGACTTTGCAAAAGCTTTTGAAAGTTTTTATACAGCTCAATGCTATGGAAATAATGAATTATCAAGAAAGTATGTAGACAAATTGTCTTCAAGAAAATTTAAGGTTTTCTTAGAAAGATATAATCACTCTATTAGATTTATCAATGAAGAAATGAATGAAGAATCTATGGAAATATTTGACTCTTTAATATTAGAAGATCCTGAACTTATTGAACCATATATAATATTAATATTATTATATGAGAAAATGGGTAAGATTAAAGAAAAGGAAGAGTTATTAGATAGACTTAGATTTGTAGATGCGGATAATCACTTATTTGATAAGGACCATGATCCTATAAATGAAGAAGAGTTTTCTGTGTCTGTAGCTAAAAAAGAAAATAAACAAATCGAAAAATTAAAAGAACATAAAAATATACTGAGTAAAAAGAAAAATATGGCTTATATTATAGTTGGATTATTAATAGTAGTTATAGGAGCCACAGCAATATACAGTAAAAATAGATTAGACAAGATGCACGATGAATTAAGTAAAAAGCAGGAGGCTATTTCTGAAAAAGAAAATGAGTTAAGTGCTAAGGATAAGGAATTGGAAAAGAAAGAAAGTGAAATCTCTAAAAAAGAAGAAGATTTAGATAAAACAAATAGTGAACTAGATGATGCAAAACAAAAGGCCGAAGATGCTAAATTAATAAAGCAAGGTGAAGAAGCTTTATTTATGAAGGGGATTTCATATGAAAAATCTGGAGATTATAAAAACGCTTTAAGATACTTTAAATTGGCAATTGAAAACAGTAAAAGTGGTACTCTTAAAGCAGCATCTATTTATCAGTCAGGTTTATGCTATGAAAAATTAAACAAAGATAATGAAGCTATTTCTTATTATCAAAGATATGTTAATACATTTCCTAAATCTTATGAATATTTCGATGATTCTTATTATAGAATGGGAATATTATATTATGAAAATGACCAATTGCAAAAAGCAAAAGATAGCTTCTATTCTTTAAGACATGAAGACCCAGATAGTAGTTATCTTGTGACGGAAAAAGTAAAAGATATTTTAAAAAAATAA
- a CDS encoding VanW family protein, which translates to MKNLKGINLAIIILSSILILTFGFSYMQINNDKIAKNTYVKNIDVGNLSKEDAKKKILSEYKIDTITFKYNDKIWRINHNDIDTNYDIDKTIDNAYKVNRDKNIFVNIIDTLKSTFGIKNYINVVVDCDEAKVTSELEKVSEEVNVSMKDAKLNVLDNSIEISQDKAGLQVDISSTIANLKKSLQKGLFEESLVVTKVEPKIKKEDLKDINTLLGSYQTTLSDVSPGRIENIKIATERTSGVLLMPGEEFSYNKHTGLRTVKNGYKNATVIVSGEAVQGVGGGVCQVSTTLYNAVLYAGLDIVKVSNHSIPSSYVDKGRDAVVSDSGLDFVFKNDYDQPVYIKNYYNNGVITCQVYGNNKEKQNIKISTSIDKVTKPPIKEEKDPTLEKGKEKILEHGRDSYTVSTYRIYYDENGKEVKKEKVASSFYPSKQKVVAIGTKKEEKPSEKEEDNSSTTDNSSNNSNKNEDNSEEENNNSNDDKDSNNNIQKEGNMSVEKE; encoded by the coding sequence ATGAAAAATTTAAAAGGAATAAATTTAGCTATTATTATACTAAGTAGTATCTTAATTTTAACTTTCGGATTTAGTTATATGCAAATTAATAATGACAAAATAGCTAAAAATACCTATGTGAAAAATATTGATGTAGGAAATTTAAGCAAGGAAGATGCAAAAAAGAAAATATTAAGTGAATACAAAATTGACACAATAACATTTAAATATAATGATAAAATATGGCGTATTAATCATAATGACATAGATACTAATTACGATATAGATAAAACAATAGATAATGCCTATAAAGTTAATAGAGATAAAAATATTTTTGTTAATATTATAGATACATTAAAATCTACTTTTGGTATTAAAAATTATATAAATGTAGTTGTTGATTGTGATGAAGCTAAAGTAACTTCAGAACTTGAAAAAGTATCAGAAGAAGTTAATGTAAGCATGAAAGATGCAAAGTTAAATGTTTTAGATAATAGTATTGAAATTAGTCAAGATAAAGCTGGTTTACAAGTTGATATTAGTTCCACAATAGCTAATTTAAAAAAATCTTTGCAAAAAGGACTATTTGAAGAAAGTTTAGTTGTTACAAAAGTAGAACCTAAAATTAAAAAAGAAGATTTAAAAGATATAAATACTTTACTTGGAAGCTATCAAACAACATTGTCTGATGTAAGTCCTGGTAGGATAGAAAATATTAAAATAGCAACAGAGAGAACAAGTGGTGTATTATTAATGCCAGGAGAAGAATTTTCTTACAATAAACATACAGGATTAAGAACAGTTAAAAATGGATATAAAAATGCAACAGTAATTGTTAGTGGAGAAGCTGTGCAAGGTGTAGGTGGTGGCGTATGTCAAGTTTCTACAACTTTGTATAATGCAGTTTTATATGCAGGCCTTGATATAGTGAAAGTATCTAATCATTCTATACCATCAAGTTACGTAGATAAGGGTAGAGATGCTGTTGTATCTGATAGTGGATTAGATTTTGTGTTTAAGAATGATTATGACCAACCAGTATATATTAAAAATTACTACAATAATGGAGTAATCACTTGTCAGGTTTATGGAAACAATAAAGAAAAACAAAATATAAAAATTAGCACAAGTATAGATAAAGTAACTAAACCTCCAATTAAAGAAGAAAAAGATCCAACATTGGAAAAAGGAAAAGAAAAAATACTAGAACATGGAAGAGATTCTTATACTGTGTCAACTTATAGAATTTATTATGATGAGAATGGAAAAGAAGTAAAAAAAGAAAAAGTAGCATCTTCTTTTTATCCATCTAAACAAAAGGTTGTGGCAATAGGAACGAAAAAAGAGGAAAAGCCATCTGAGAAGGAAGAGGATAATTCTTCTACTACTGATAACTCTAGCAACAATTCTAATAAAAATGAAGATAATAGTGAAGAAGAAAATAATAATAGCAACGATGATAAGGATAGTAACAATAATATCCAAAAGGAAGGCAATATGTCTGTAGAAAAAGAGTAA
- a CDS encoding protein phosphatase 2C domain-containing protein, translating into MKFSVFSKSVVGYKNIIKNKSSQDYLQFDYINDGLICAVADGHSGDFFTYSHLGSKFACEVAIETLKKYADEDIGKIKTLFDNKILQKEICNGWKVLVEQDIKNRLPRAFKYNYFIYGTTLLGVMIKKDYIIYLKIGDGDIIIKQDDNFKKVLPSYNKNIVDCLAEDKAYDKMIYKVVINEININNIIIYSDGFENSFSSYKSMLNNIDSTLIMYNKNIFSKTKLEKNYHKELSDLSKSGSLDDISIIFVNILL; encoded by the coding sequence ATGAAATTTTCAGTTTTTAGCAAAAGTGTGGTAGGATATAAAAATATAATTAAGAATAAATCATCACAGGATTATTTGCAATTTGATTATATAAATGATGGCTTGATATGTGCTGTAGCAGATGGTCATAGTGGTGACTTTTTTACTTATAGTCACTTAGGGTCTAAATTTGCGTGTGAAGTGGCTATTGAAACTTTAAAAAAATATGCAGATGAAGATATTGGCAAAATCAAAACTTTATTTGATAATAAAATATTACAAAAAGAAATTTGCAATGGATGGAAAGTGTTAGTTGAACAAGATATTAAAAATAGACTTCCAAGGGCATTTAAATACAACTATTTTATATATGGGACTACATTGTTAGGAGTAATGATTAAAAAAGACTATATAATTTATTTAAAGATTGGCGATGGAGATATTATAATTAAGCAAGATGACAATTTTAAAAAAGTTTTACCTTCATATAATAAGAATATAGTTGACTGTTTAGCGGAGGATAAGGCTTATGATAAAATGATTTATAAAGTTGTAATTAATGAGATTAATATAAACAATATAATAATCTATTCTGATGGATTTGAAAATAGCTTTAGTTCATATAAAAGTATGTTAAATAATATAGATAGTACGTTGATAATGTATAATAAAAATATATTTTCAAAAACAAAATTAGAAAAAAATTATCATAAGGAATTAAGTGATTTGAGTAAAAGTGGAAGCTTAGATGATATAAGTATAATTTTTGTGAATATTTTGTTATAG
- a CDS encoding peroxiredoxin, with protein MACLPNLGEKAPNFKANTTFGPIELSDYTGSWLVLFSHPGDFTPVCTTEFIAFTNLAPEFEKRNTKLLGLSVDSNTSHLAWVYNILQITGITIPFPIIEDRDMKISKQYGMISEEMSSTSTVRTVFIIDDKQILRTILYYPLTTGRNIPEILRIVDALQTSDKCKVATPANWLPGTPVLLPTPKTFKELQERVNSCNKEYKCLDWYICFIEDECNKCKKRIKSSKKAIEKNSTFMRPPIDVELKPDTLNPKCPDLAPLVGEYVLGNPKNIDPSFLDFIIYAFVEINSNGELVVPAPTYLKSLVKLRDTNPDLQVIAAIGGWAAEGFSDAASTPASRYAFARNVQNLIRDYKLDGIDIDWEYPGSGAAGIKSRPEDRENFTLLLTALRDVLGPETWISVAGTGDSGYINRSAEIDKIAPLITHFNLMSYDFTAGETGQNAKNHQSNLFASDFSLPGYSVDNMVNNLIDAGMPSEKILLGIPFYGRFGATITRSYDELRKSYINRNGFEYRFDKDAKVPYLVKDGEFAMSFDNEVSIFIKSQYVRQNCLGGIFAWQSTFDQANILLRAMYESINNPTVFEKELQDTFGQIPSL; from the coding sequence ATGGCATGTCTTCCAAATTTAGGAGAAAAGGCCCCTAATTTTAAAGCAAATACTACCTTTGGGCCTATAGAGCTTTCTGATTATACTGGCAGTTGGTTAGTACTATTTTCTCATCCAGGAGATTTTACTCCTGTATGTACTACTGAGTTTATAGCGTTTACAAACTTAGCTCCAGAGTTTGAAAAAAGAAATACTAAATTATTAGGACTTAGTGTTGATAGTAATACTTCTCACTTAGCTTGGGTATACAATATTTTACAGATTACAGGAATAACTATACCTTTTCCAATTATCGAAGATCGAGATATGAAAATATCAAAACAATATGGAATGATTTCCGAAGAAATGAGTTCAACTTCAACTGTAAGAACTGTATTTATAATAGATGACAAGCAAATTCTAAGAACAATACTTTATTATCCTCTTACTACAGGAAGAAATATTCCTGAAATACTTAGAATTGTAGATGCATTACAAACTTCTGATAAATGTAAAGTAGCTACTCCAGCTAATTGGCTACCAGGAACTCCCGTTCTACTTCCAACACCTAAAACTTTTAAAGAGTTGCAAGAAAGAGTTAATAGCTGTAATAAGGAATATAAATGTTTAGATTGGTATATTTGTTTTATTGAAGATGAGTGTAATAAATGTAAAAAAAGAATAAAATCTTCAAAAAAAGCAATTGAGAAAAATTCAACCTTCATGAGGCCTCCAATAGATGTAGAATTAAAACCTGACACATTAAACCCTAAATGTCCTGATTTAGCCCCTCTAGTTGGAGAATATGTTCTTGGTAACCCTAAGAATATAGACCCTAGCTTTTTAGACTTTATAATTTATGCCTTTGTAGAAATTAACTCTAATGGTGAATTAGTTGTTCCAGCACCAACATATCTAAAATCCTTAGTAAAACTAAGAGATACAAATCCAGACCTTCAAGTAATAGCTGCTATTGGGGGATGGGCAGCAGAGGGATTTTCTGATGCAGCTTCAACACCAGCATCTAGATATGCTTTTGCTAGAAATGTACAAAATCTTATACGTGATTATAAATTAGATGGAATAGATATTGACTGGGAATATCCTGGAAGTGGTGCTGCTGGAATTAAATCAAGACCTGAAGATAGAGAAAACTTCACACTTTTATTAACAGCCCTAAGAGATGTACTTGGACCTGAAACTTGGATAAGTGTTGCTGGAACTGGTGATTCTGGATATATTAACAGAAGTGCTGAAATAGATAAAATAGCTCCTTTAATCACTCATTTCAATCTAATGAGTTATGACTTTACTGCAGGGGAAACTGGTCAGAATGCGAAAAATCATCAATCTAACTTATTTGCTTCTGATTTCTCTTTACCTGGATATAGTGTGGATAATATGGTAAATAATTTAATTGATGCAGGTATGCCATCAGAAAAAATTCTTCTAGGTATACCTTTTTACGGACGATTTGGAGCTACCATAACTAGGTCTTATGATGAACTTAGAAAGTCTTATATAAATAGAAATGGATTTGAATACAGATTTGATAAAGACGCAAAGGTTCCTTATTTAGTTAAAGATGGCGAGTTTGCCATGTCTTTTGATAATGAAGTATCAATTTTCATTAAATCACAATATGTACGTCAAAATTGTTTAGGTGGAATATTTGCTTGGCAGTCAACATTTGATCAGGCTAATATCCTTTTAAGAGCTATGTACGAATCAATAAACAACCCTACAGTCTTTGAGAAAGAACTTCAAGATACTTTTGGTCAAATACCTTCTTTATAA
- a CDS encoding AEC family transporter — protein MDIRVIVNQMIVLFIVMIIGYIANKKNILDVNVNKKISSLLLNITAPALILSSVVNREKAGDPKLVLDVAVLAIILYAILPFIGIVLAKFLKVPKEDENLYQFMTIFSNVGFVGFPVIESIFGSEAVFFAAIVNLVFNVFCYSYGIYLISESNKLSFDIKTLINPGIIVSIIAIIIYLTNIEVPLVIKETTSMIGGITTPLAMMLIGSSLAEIPIKEVFLEKRLYPYTFIKQMIMPIIFFLILKHFVANELILGIIIIVSAMPVATITIMFCNEYEGNINLASKTIFITTLCSVVTIPALVYILLI, from the coding sequence ATGGATATTAGAGTAATTGTTAATCAAATGATAGTCTTATTTATAGTAATGATAATAGGTTATATTGCTAATAAAAAGAATATTTTAGATGTAAATGTGAATAAAAAGATATCGTCACTGCTTTTAAATATTACTGCACCAGCACTTATTTTATCGTCAGTAGTAAATAGAGAGAAAGCAGGGGATCCGAAATTAGTTTTAGATGTTGCTGTGCTTGCTATAATTTTATATGCAATTTTACCTTTTATAGGAATCGTTTTAGCTAAGTTTTTAAAAGTGCCAAAAGAAGATGAAAATTTATATCAATTTATGACCATATTTTCAAATGTTGGTTTTGTAGGATTTCCAGTAATTGAATCAATATTTGGCAGTGAAGCTGTGTTTTTTGCAGCAATTGTTAATTTAGTATTTAATGTTTTTTGTTATAGTTATGGTATTTACTTAATATCTGAAAGCAATAAATTATCTTTTGATATTAAAACTTTAATTAATCCAGGGATTATAGTATCAATTATTGCTATTATAATATATTTAACAAATATAGAAGTACCTTTAGTAATAAAAGAAACAACATCAATGATAGGAGGAATTACTACTCCTCTTGCAATGATGTTAATAGGATCCTCTTTAGCAGAAATACCAATAAAAGAAGTATTTTTAGAAAAAAGATTGTATCCATATACTTTTATAAAACAAATGATAATGCCTATAATTTTTTTCTTAATATTAAAACATTTTGTTGCAAATGAATTAATACTTGGAATTATAATAATTGTTTCAGCAATGCCTGTAGCAACTATAACCATTATGTTCTGTAATGAGTATGAAGGAAACATAAATCTTGCATCTAAAACTATTTTTATAACTACTTTATGTAGTGTAGTAACAATACCTGCATTGGTTTACATATTATTAATTTAA